In Phycisphaerae bacterium RAS2, the DNA window TGGCCCGCGGCAGCATCGTGACGAAAGGGCCTCTCCGGGCAGGCCAGGCGCTCGCGGCCGAACACCTCACCGTCCTTCGCCCGGCCGGCGGAATCTCGCCGGACGCGTTTGACTCGGTTATCGGGCGCGTGATGCGAGTCGATATCCCTGCGCAGACCCGCATCGAATGGTCGATGCTGGCCTGACAGGCGGCATCGGAAATCCCCCAATCAATCGTCAACCCCGCGCGCCCGCTAACCGATAGCGGGATGGGTACGCACTCGGACGGGGCCGCCGATCGCATCAATCGTACTCTTATTAGGGAAGGGTTCGCACATGACTGCCGCCACTGTCGCACAGCCGGACACGACGAAGCTGGTCGCCAACGCCATCGCCAACGTCGGCGATATCGCCACGCTGCCGGAAGTCACGGTACGAATCATTCAGATCGTCGAGAACCCCAAGTCCACCGCGCGCGACATGCACGATGTCATCAAGAACGACCCCGTTCTCGCCTCGCGCATTTTGAAAGTCGTCAACTCCGCCTTCTACGGCCTGCCCGGACAGATCGGCAGCTTCGAACGCGCCGTCGTCCTGCTGGGCCTCTCTGCCGTCAAGAACATCGCGATCGCCGCGTCCATGACCCACATGTTCAACGGCGGGCAAACGGTTGAGGGCTTCAGCGGCAAGGCCGGCTGGGAACACGCCGTCGCCGTCGCCGTCGGTTGCCGGTTGCTGTCGGCCGCGCAAGGCAAGCCGAACGTTGAGGAGAGCTTCCTCGCCGGGCTGCTGCACGACCTGGGCCTGCTTGTCGAACGGCAGCTCTTTGCCGCGAAGTTGACGGAAGTCATCAATCGCAGCAAGACGCCGGGTGCCTCGTTCTGCCAGTTGGAGACCGAAATCATCGGTGCCGATCACCAGGCCTTCGGCATGGCCCTGGCCGCCAAGTGGCGATTCCCCGCGCACCTTTGCACCGCGATCGGCTACCACCACAAGCCGCTCGAACTCGCCCCGGCCAACCGCGAGCTGCCGGCCCTCGTGCGAATCGCCGACATCCTCGCCTGCAACGCGGGCATCGGATTCTGCGGCACGGCCAGCAATCAGCAAATCGAGCCGGAGCTGCTTCAGATCACCGATCTCAACGAGTCGGATCTGGAAGAGGCCACCGCCAAGCTGCCCGAGCAGGTCGCCCTGACCCAGTCGCTCTTCGGCGAGTGATGCACTGCCTCCGAGGTCAGTTCGCTCTGCGGTAAAGGCACGCTTCCCTTTCATCCACTATGATCCCTGCGAGTCGCCTGGCCGACGTCGAGTCAACGCCGGCCCGACGAGAGCCGCTTGCTCACCGTGAGGCAGCGGCCGACAGAGTCGTACTCCACTCATGTCCGACGGCACGCTTGCTCTTTCCGCGACAGCAGTCTCAATCGCGCTGATCCACACCCTCGCCGGACCCGATCATTACCTCCCGTTTGTCGCCATGGCCCGTGCCGGCCGATGGCCCCTTCGCAAGACATTGCGTGTGACGCTTCTGTGCGGCGTCGGTCACGTCAGCAGCTCGGTAGCCCTGGGACTGTTCGGCGTCGCAATGGGAATCGGGGTTGAAAAGCTGAAATGGGTCGAATCGGCCCGTGGTGACTGGGCTGCCTGGCTGCTCATTGCGTTCGGAATAACCTACCTGGCCTGGGGCACCTGGCGCGCGGTGCGCAACAAGCCCCACTCGCACCTTCACGTCCATGCAGATGGCACCGTCCATTCCCACCCACACACGCATCAGGCCGATCACGCGCACCTGCACGAACCGGCAACCGACAAAGCTTCCCGGGAGCAAAACCCCGCCAAGCCCGCGCGCTGGTCGCCGATGGCGCTGTTTGTCGTCTTCGTGTTTGGTCCATGCGAGCCGCTGATCCCGCTCATCATGTATCCAGCCGCGCAGCACAATCTGACCGGGATGATTCTCGTTACAACCCTCTTTGCGGCGGTCACGGTTGGTACGATGCTCGCGCTGGTCTCGGGCATGACGATGGGGGTCACCCGCCTGCGATGGGCGGGATTGGAACGATTCAGCCACGCCATGGCCGGGGGGATCGTGACGGCTTGTGGATTGGCGATTCTAGCGGGGCTATGAACGCGGCTGCGCCGGCTCGCCGCGCTGCGATGATTCAACGGGGCCGATGAACTTCCCGGGTGAGGGCGGGCCCTCTAACACAACCCACGACTGCTGGTCACGCTTGGCCACGGCCAAAGGGGAAATCGCCATGACCCAATCAATCCAGATCAGGCTGACATAACGTGCCCACGAAGCCGCAGACGCAAAAAATTCCGCGGGGGCCGCGATCAATTCGCTGTAAGTCGATGCGATTCCGCCGACGTCCTGCGGGCGATCCAGTTTGACGAATCGACACGCACCTGCCCGGGCCATCGCCCGGATCGGCCGCGACGGCGGCTTGAAC includes these proteins:
- a CDS encoding HDOD domain protein; translated protein: MTAATVAQPDTTKLVANAIANVGDIATLPEVTVRIIQIVENPKSTARDMHDVIKNDPVLASRILKVVNSAFYGLPGQIGSFERAVVLLGLSAVKNIAIAASMTHMFNGGQTVEGFSGKAGWEHAVAVAVGCRLLSAAQGKPNVEESFLAGLLHDLGLLVERQLFAAKLTEVINRSKTPGASFCQLETEIIGADHQAFGMALAAKWRFPAHLCTAIGYHHKPLELAPANRELPALVRIADILACNAGIGFCGTASNQQIEPELLQITDLNESDLEEATAKLPEQVALTQSLFGE